A portion of the Homo sapiens chromosome 16, GRCh38.p14 Primary Assembly genome contains these proteins:
- the SRRM2 gene encoding serine/arginine repetitive matrix protein 2 isoform X1 produces MTTAFAAACTRVRERPWSGGAPPGHGAMYNGIGLPTPRGSGTNGYVQRNLSLVRGRRGERPDYKGEEELRRLEAALVKRPNPDILDHERKRRVELRCLELEEMMEEQGYEEQQIQEKVATFRLMLLEKDVNPGGKEETPGQRPAVTETHQLAELNEKKNERLRAAFGISDSYVDGSSFDPQRRAREAKQPAPEPPKPYSLVRESSSSRSPTPKQKKKKKKKDRGRRSESSSPRRERKKSSKKKKHRSESESKKRKHRSPTPKSKRKSKDKKRKRSRSTTPAPKSRRAHRSTSADSASSSDTSRSRRCTDHSEDTVPAL; encoded by the exons atgACAACGGCGTTCGCAGCCGCCTGTACTCGGGTTCGCGAGCGCCCTTG GAGCGGTGGTGCCCCCCCCGGGCACGGGGCCATGTACAACGGGATCGGGCTGCCGACGCCCCGGGGCAGCGGCACCAACGGCTACGTCCAGCGCAACCTGTCCCTGGTGCGGGGCCGCCGGGGTGAGCGGCCTGACTACAAGGGAGAGGAGGAACTGCGGCGCCTGGAGGCTGCCCTGGTGAAGCGGCCTAATCCTGACATCCTGGACCACGAGCGCAAGCGGCGCGTCGAGCTGCGATGCCTCGAGCTGGAGGAGATGATGGAAGAGCAGGG GTACGAGGAACAGCAAATTCAGGAAAAAGTGGCGACCTTTCGACTCATGTTGCTGGAGAAGGATGTGAACCCTGGGGGCAAGGAGGAGACCCCAGGGCAGAGGCCAGC GGTCACGGAGACTCACCAGTTGGcagaattaaatgagaagaaGAATGAAAGACTCCGTGCTGCCTTTGGCATCAGTGATTCTTACGTAGATGGCAGCTCTTTTGATCCTCAGCGTCGTGCCCGAGAAGCTAAACAACCAGCTCCTGAGCCTCCCAAACCTTACAG CCTTGTTCGGGAGTCTAGCAGTTCTCGCTCACCAACCCcaaagcagaagaagaagaaaaagaagaaagatagagGACG CAGGTCAGAGAGCAGCTCTCCTCGacgggagagaaagaaaagctcaaAGAAGAAGAAGCACAG GTCAGAATCTGAGTCCAAGAAACGTAAGCATAG GTCTCCCACTCCAAAGAGCAAACGTAAATCTAAGGACAAAAAGCGAAAGCG GTCTCGAAGTACAACACCAGCCCCCAAGAGCCGCCGGGCCCACCGTTCAACTTCTGCTGACTCTGCTTCCTCCTCCGATACTTCCCGCAGTCG GCGCTGCACAGACCATTCGGAAGACACGGTCCCTGCCCTCTAG